The Xanthobacter flavus genome includes a window with the following:
- the rpsR gene encoding 30S ribosomal protein S18 — protein sequence MAFASSGGAGGGQRRPFFRRRKTCPFSGPNAPKIDYKDVRLLQRYISERGKIVPSRITAVSAKKQRELSAAIKRARFLGLLPFVIR from the coding sequence ATGGCTTTCGCATCGTCCGGTGGTGCCGGCGGCGGCCAGCGCCGTCCTTTCTTCCGCCGTCGCAAGACCTGCCCCTTCTCCGGCCCGAACGCGCCGAAGATCGACTACAAGGATGTGCGTCTCCTGCAGCGCTACATCTCCGAGCGCGGCAAGATCGTGCCCTCGCGCATCACGGCGGTCTCCGCCAAGAAGCAGCGCGAGCTGTCCGCCGCCATCAAGCGCGCGCGGTTCCTGGGCCTGCTGCCCTTCGTGATCCGCTGA
- a CDS encoding alpha/beta fold hydrolase, with translation MSELSDLFPGFASHYVDTKAGRIFLRQGGAGAPLLLLHGFPQSHVMWHRMAPKLAEQHTLVIPDLPGYGWSAAPEGGADHFPYSKRAMAAAMVEVMENLGFAHFSVMGHDRGARAAYRLGLDHPGRLDRLVLLDIVPTYVMWHRMDRARALQVYHWSMLAQPKPLPEKLVGANPAWFLDWTMASWTAHKDISAFDPRAMAAYRAAISSPDRLHAMCEDYRAGATIDLAHDEADLAAGRTLSCPTLALWGAAGIPSRGASPLEAWKAFAPQVEGQAIEAGHFIAEEAPKATLDAAIPFLAQGRS, from the coding sequence ATGTCCGAACTGTCTGATCTTTTTCCCGGATTTGCCTCGCACTACGTGGACACGAAGGCTGGCCGCATTTTCCTCCGGCAGGGGGGAGCGGGCGCTCCCCTGCTGCTGCTGCACGGCTTTCCCCAGAGCCACGTGATGTGGCACCGCATGGCGCCGAAGCTCGCCGAACAGCACACGCTCGTCATCCCCGACCTGCCCGGCTACGGCTGGAGCGCGGCACCCGAAGGCGGGGCCGACCATTTCCCCTATTCCAAGCGCGCCATGGCCGCCGCCATGGTGGAGGTGATGGAAAACCTCGGCTTCGCCCATTTCTCGGTCATGGGCCATGACCGGGGCGCGCGGGCCGCTTACCGCCTGGGGCTGGATCATCCGGGCCGCCTCGACCGGCTGGTGCTGCTCGACATCGTGCCGACCTACGTCATGTGGCACCGCATGGACCGGGCACGGGCGCTGCAGGTCTATCACTGGTCCATGCTCGCCCAGCCGAAGCCGCTTCCGGAGAAGCTGGTGGGCGCCAACCCTGCCTGGTTCCTCGACTGGACCATGGCGAGCTGGACAGCGCACAAGGACATCTCAGCCTTCGATCCGCGCGCCATGGCGGCCTATCGCGCGGCCATCTCCTCGCCCGACCGGCTGCACGCCATGTGCGAGGACTACCGCGCCGGCGCCACCATCGACCTTGCCCATGACGAGGCCGACCTCGCGGCAGGTCGCACCCTCTCCTGCCCCACCCTCGCATTGTGGGGCGCCGCCGGCATTCCGAGCCGGGGCGCGAGCCCGCTGGAGGCCTGGAAAGCTTTTGCACCGCAGGTGGAGGGGCAGGCCATCGAGGCGGGCCATTTCATTGCGGAGGAGGCCCCGAAGGCGACGCTCGATGCGGCAATCCCTTTCCTGGCGCAGGGCCGGTCGTAA
- a CDS encoding pseudouridine synthase — MPRTSPPRKDKNRVPRQKRELPAAPQKEAERVAKVVARAGLGSRREIEEWIEAGRVAVNGEVLTSPAVTVTPADAITIDGEPLPERERTRLFLYHKPKGVVTTNRDPEGRTTLFEILPKGLPRLVSVGRLDLNSEGLLLLTNDGGLARVLELPETGWLRRYRVRANGEIDQAKLDTLLKGITVDGVEYGPIEAELDRVQGANAWITVSLREGKNREIRNVLGALGLAVNRLIRVSYGPFQLGEIPEGSVEEVRTRVLRDQIGADLAAAAGADFAGPLVEREIEEVPVRPAYRPAGRKQAAADKAGGLKVPARRTTREREDFDAPVEDVIRPAAPRVRRRASEEHGTERVGTVADRKGRAVKVERVRAPKDEAPRGARPAGRSASGESEGRPFRKSREEGAGDRPRRAGRPAFRDDAPRGRGPREEKEDFRRRPTRSGGGDERPRRYEDDGGVKRSGPRREGERPQGDRPFRSRPEGRNGDFGDRPTRSRSFGGDRPEGDRPTRRPRPEGRGGDFGDKPARSRSFGGDRPEGDRPARARPRPEGRGGDYGDKPARPRSFGGDRAEGDRPTRARPRPEGRGDFGDRPPRERSYGDKPAGRTRSFDDRPGGSKPAGRPGGKPGGFGAKGPSKGGGKPGGRPSGGKPGGKPGAGRSGAGKPGGPRGKR, encoded by the coding sequence ATGCCGCGCACATCACCGCCCCGCAAGGACAAGAACCGCGTTCCGCGCCAGAAGCGAGAACTTCCCGCCGCCCCCCAGAAGGAGGCGGAGCGCGTCGCCAAGGTCGTCGCCCGCGCCGGCCTCGGCTCGCGCCGCGAGATCGAGGAATGGATCGAGGCCGGCCGTGTGGCCGTGAACGGCGAGGTGCTCACCAGCCCCGCCGTCACCGTCACGCCGGCCGACGCCATCACCATCGATGGGGAGCCGCTGCCCGAACGCGAGCGCACCCGCCTCTTCCTGTACCACAAGCCCAAGGGCGTCGTGACCACCAACCGCGACCCGGAAGGCCGTACGACGCTGTTCGAGATCCTGCCGAAGGGCCTGCCGCGCCTCGTCAGCGTGGGCCGGCTCGACCTCAATTCCGAAGGCCTGCTGCTGCTCACCAATGACGGTGGCCTCGCCCGTGTGCTGGAGCTGCCCGAGACCGGCTGGCTGCGCCGCTACCGCGTTCGGGCCAACGGCGAGATCGATCAGGCGAAGCTCGACACGCTGCTGAAGGGCATCACCGTGGACGGCGTGGAGTACGGCCCCATCGAGGCGGAACTCGACCGCGTGCAGGGCGCCAATGCCTGGATCACCGTCTCCCTGCGCGAAGGCAAGAATCGCGAGATCCGCAACGTGCTGGGCGCACTCGGCCTGGCCGTGAACCGGCTGATCCGCGTGTCCTATGGGCCGTTCCAGCTGGGCGAAATTCCCGAAGGCAGCGTCGAGGAGGTCCGCACCCGCGTGCTGCGCGACCAGATCGGCGCCGACCTCGCCGCCGCCGCGGGAGCGGACTTCGCTGGCCCGCTGGTGGAGCGCGAGATCGAGGAAGTGCCGGTCCGGCCGGCCTACCGTCCGGCCGGACGCAAGCAGGCTGCGGCCGACAAGGCCGGTGGTCTGAAGGTCCCCGCGCGGCGCACCACTCGGGAGCGTGAAGACTTCGACGCGCCGGTGGAGGATGTCATCCGCCCAGCCGCGCCGCGTGTGCGCCGTCGCGCCAGCGAGGAGCATGGCACCGAGCGCGTGGGCACCGTCGCCGACCGCAAGGGCCGCGCGGTCAAGGTCGAGCGGGTGCGGGCGCCGAAGGACGAGGCACCGCGCGGTGCCCGGCCGGCCGGCCGGTCCGCGTCTGGGGAAAGCGAGGGCCGTCCCTTCCGCAAGAGCCGCGAGGAGGGCGCAGGGGATCGTCCGCGCCGCGCCGGCCGTCCCGCCTTCCGCGATGACGCGCCACGCGGGCGCGGGCCGCGTGAGGAGAAGGAAGATTTCCGCCGCCGCCCCACCCGCTCCGGCGGCGGCGACGAGCGGCCCCGCCGCTATGAGGACGACGGCGGCGTCAAGCGCTCCGGCCCCCGCCGCGAGGGCGAGCGCCCGCAAGGCGACCGCCCGTTCCGCTCGCGTCCGGAAGGGCGCAACGGCGATTTCGGTGACCGGCCGACCCGAAGCCGCAGCTTCGGCGGCGACCGCCCCGAGGGCGACCGTCCGACCCGCCGTCCGCGCCCCGAGGGTCGTGGTGGCGACTTCGGTGACAAGCCCGCCCGCAGCCGCAGCTTCGGTGGTGACAGGCCCGAGGGCGATCGCCCCGCCCGTGCCCGGCCCCGGCCGGAAGGACGTGGCGGCGACTATGGCGATAAGCCTGCACGCCCACGCAGCTTCGGCGGCGATCGGGCGGAAGGCGATCGCCCCACCCGTGCCCGGCCCCGACCGGAAGGACGAGGCGACTTCGGCGACCGGCCGCCGCGTGAGCGCAGCTATGGCGACAAGCCGGCTGGCCGCACCCGTTCGTTCGACGATCGTCCGGGCGGTAGCAAGCCGGCGGGACGGCCGGGCGGAAAACCCGGCGGCTTCGGCGCGAAGGGCCCGAGCAAGGGAGGCGGAAAGCCCGGTGGTCGTCCTTCGGGCGGCAAGCCGGGTGGCAAGCCCGGTGCGGGACGCTCCGGTGCTGGCAAGCCGGGCGGTCCGCGCGGCAAACGCTGA
- a CDS encoding PaaI family thioesterase — MTEPFTPRDPAYETKVRDSFARQPFMTLIGAELGAVAPGRVEIVLPHAEKVTQQHGYFHGGSIGAIADTAGGYAAFSLFPPDSTVLTVEYKINIMAPGKGERLVAVGEVTRAGRTLTVAKIEVYAEAGSTRTHCATATQTLMCLAGRPDARA, encoded by the coding sequence GTGACCGAGCCCTTCACCCCCCGTGATCCCGCCTATGAGACCAAGGTGCGCGACAGCTTTGCCCGCCAGCCCTTCATGACCCTCATCGGCGCCGAGCTGGGCGCGGTGGCGCCGGGGCGGGTGGAGATCGTGCTGCCCCATGCGGAGAAGGTGACCCAGCAGCACGGCTATTTCCACGGCGGCTCCATCGGCGCCATCGCCGACACGGCCGGGGGCTATGCCGCCTTCAGCCTGTTTCCGCCGGACTCCACCGTGCTGACGGTGGAGTACAAGATCAACATCATGGCCCCCGGCAAGGGCGAGCGCCTCGTCGCTGTGGGCGAGGTGACGCGGGCGGGGCGCACCCTCACCGTCGCGAAGATCGAGGTCTATGCCGAGGCCGGCAGCACCCGCACCCATTGCGCCACCGCCACCCAGACCCTGATGTGCCTCGCCGGCCGCCCCGACGCGCGCGCCTGA
- the rplI gene encoding 50S ribosomal protein L9 — MDVILLERVAKLGQMGEVVKVKDGFARNFLLPNGKALRATKANKERFETMKIELEARNLERRKDAEAVAEKLKGQAVIMIRQAGESGQLYGSVSTRDIADGFTASGFHLDRGQIVLNHPIKTLGLHVVPVSLHPEVEVTVQVNVARNAEEAERQSRGEDVRTARDEDAEIEAELAIERAAVAAELAAEEGEEA; from the coding sequence ATGGACGTCATTCTTCTCGAGCGCGTCGCCAAGCTTGGCCAGATGGGCGAAGTGGTGAAGGTGAAGGACGGCTTCGCCCGCAACTTCCTGCTGCCCAACGGCAAGGCCCTGCGCGCCACCAAGGCGAACAAGGAGCGCTTCGAGACCATGAAGATCGAGCTCGAGGCCCGCAACCTGGAGCGCCGCAAGGACGCCGAGGCGGTGGCCGAGAAGCTCAAGGGCCAGGCTGTCATCATGATCCGCCAGGCGGGCGAGAGCGGCCAGCTCTACGGCTCGGTCTCCACCCGCGACATCGCCGACGGCTTCACCGCCTCTGGCTTCCACCTCGATCGCGGCCAGATCGTGCTCAACCACCCCATCAAGACCCTCGGCCTGCACGTGGTGCCGGTGAGCCTGCACCCCGAGGTCGAGGTGACCGTGCAGGTCAACGTCGCCCGCAACGCGGAAGAGGCCGAGCGCCAGTCCCGCGGCGAGGACGTGCGCACCGCCCGTGACGAGGACGCCGAGATCGAGGCCGAGCTCGCCATCGAGCGCGCCGCCGTGGCCGCCGAACTCGCCGCCGAGGAAGGCGAGGAAGCCTGA
- a CDS encoding HdeA/HdeB family chaperone produces MLKRLGVGAIILMAGLGPAAAEKWDLSTMTCQQFLQADKDTITIILTWLDAYYKDDDAPPVIDTDKFVKNAEKLAGFCAKSPSLGLITAADEVFD; encoded by the coding sequence ATGCTGAAACGTCTGGGCGTCGGGGCCATCATTCTCATGGCGGGTCTTGGCCCCGCGGCGGCCGAGAAGTGGGATCTCTCCACAATGACCTGCCAGCAATTCCTGCAGGCGGACAAGGATACGATTACTATCATCCTGACGTGGCTGGATGCCTACTACAAGGATGACGACGCGCCGCCGGTGATCGACACGGACAAGTTCGTGAAGAATGCCGAAAAGCTCGCCGGCTTCTGCGCCAAGTCTCCGAGCCTCGGCCTCATAACTGCGGCCGACGAAGTCTTCGACTGA
- a CDS encoding DMT family transporter, whose amino-acid sequence MSYVYLLIAIVAEVIATSALKSAEGFTKLGPSVIVVIGYAIAFFCLSLTLRTLPVGIAYAIWSGVGIVLVTGFAWIYYGQKLDLAALIGLGLIIAGVVVINLLSKSVAH is encoded by the coding sequence ATGAGCTACGTCTATCTTCTCATCGCCATCGTCGCGGAGGTCATCGCCACCTCGGCCCTAAAGTCGGCGGAAGGCTTCACCAAGCTCGGCCCCTCGGTCATCGTGGTGATCGGCTATGCGATCGCCTTCTTCTGCCTGTCGCTTACCCTGCGCACGTTGCCGGTGGGCATCGCCTATGCCATCTGGTCCGGCGTCGGCATCGTGCTCGTCACGGGTTTCGCCTGGATCTATTACGGCCAGAAGCTGGACCTCGCGGCGCTGATCGGCCTCGGGCTCATCATCGCCGGCGTGGTGGTCATCAACCTGCTGTCGAAGAGCGTCGCCCACTGA
- the sfsA gene encoding DNA/RNA nuclease SfsA produces MLFAAPLLPGRLVRRYKRFLADVVLDDGTETTAQITTAHVANSGAMLGLDAPGSRVLLSRSLNPARKLALSWELVEADFGAGPEWVGVNTMHPNLLVAEAIAAGQVPPLSGYARMRREVKYGKASRVDIKLEDDARPDCFVEVKNVHLMRAPGKAEFPDCVTARGAKHLEELAGEVAAGRRAVMVYISQIGSADSIALARDLDPGYGRAFDRARAAGVEAIGLACRITPEGIWVIRTVPMLG; encoded by the coding sequence ATGCTGTTCGCCGCCCCTTTGCTGCCGGGCCGGCTGGTGCGGCGCTACAAGCGTTTCCTCGCCGACGTGGTGCTGGACGACGGCACCGAGACCACGGCGCAAATCACCACGGCTCATGTGGCGAACTCCGGCGCCATGCTGGGGCTCGATGCCCCCGGCAGCCGCGTGCTCCTCTCCCGCTCGCTCAACCCGGCCCGCAAGCTGGCCCTGAGCTGGGAGCTGGTGGAGGCCGATTTCGGCGCCGGTCCGGAATGGGTGGGGGTGAACACCATGCACCCCAATCTGCTGGTCGCAGAAGCCATCGCCGCCGGCCAGGTGCCGCCCCTCTCCGGCTATGCTCGCATGCGCCGCGAGGTGAAGTACGGCAAGGCGAGCCGGGTGGACATCAAGCTGGAGGACGACGCCCGCCCCGACTGTTTCGTGGAGGTGAAGAACGTCCACCTCATGCGCGCCCCCGGCAAGGCCGAGTTCCCCGACTGCGTGACCGCGCGCGGCGCGAAGCATCTGGAGGAACTGGCCGGCGAGGTGGCGGCCGGACGGCGGGCGGTGATGGTCTACATCAGCCAGATCGGCTCGGCGGATTCGATCGCCCTCGCCCGCGATCTCGACCCCGGATATGGGCGCGCCTTCGACCGGGCGCGAGCAGCCGGAGTGGAGGCCATCGGCCTCGCCTGCCGGATCACACCGGAAGGTATCTGGGTGATCCGCACCGTGCCGATGCTGGGGTGA
- the rpsF gene encoding 30S ribosomal protein S6 has protein sequence MPLYEHVFLARQDVTAQQVEELTTRFKGVIEANGGSVGKTEYWGVKSLTYRINKNRKAHFTLLNIDAPAAAVQELERQQRIDEDVLRVLTLRVEEHEETPSAMLQKRDRDDRGERGERGDRGDRGDRFGGREDRPRRPRPTEEVQAEEEN, from the coding sequence ATGCCGCTCTACGAGCACGTGTTCCTCGCGCGCCAGGATGTCACGGCGCAGCAGGTCGAGGAACTCACCACCCGGTTCAAGGGTGTTATCGAGGCGAATGGCGGCTCGGTCGGAAAGACCGAGTATTGGGGCGTGAAGTCCCTCACCTATCGCATCAACAAGAACCGCAAGGCCCACTTCACCCTGCTCAACATCGACGCCCCCGCGGCGGCGGTGCAGGAGCTGGAGCGCCAGCAGCGCATCGACGAGGACGTCCTGCGCGTCCTCACCCTGCGCGTCGAGGAGCATGAGGAGACTCCCTCCGCCATGCTCCAGAAGCGTGACCGGGACGATCGTGGCGAGCGCGGAGAGCGTGGCGACCGCGGTGATCGTGGTGACCGCTTCGGCGGCCGCGAGGATCGCCCCCGCCGTCCGCGTCCGACTGAAGAAGTGCAGGCCGAGGAGGAGAACTGA
- a CDS encoding L,D-transpeptidase, producing the protein MADPFSLSRRGTLKLAATLAGAVVADALLPAIAADDPDLAEIKALKPGTYVWYPERAPDGFVAIVVNLTDQLCFVYRNGVRIGASRVSTGKDGHETPTGVFTILGKDVDHHSSLYNDASMPYTERLTWSGVALHAGGLPGYPSSHGCIHLPLEFSKLVFGITHLGTPVIIADSHSAPEDVLNPGLIMSEGLEQQLATSATGQGAPQDATAAPEPVSMVVSRADSSITVLKGAQTAVQGPVTIRDPQNPLGNLVYVLMSKDGSAPRWSAVSYEGSGVAAGQAQDALARISVDPSINKQVAALVTPGATLFLTDLPAHPGTRSDGGFVVMKQKVTS; encoded by the coding sequence ATGGCCGACCCGTTCAGCCTCTCCCGCCGCGGAACCCTGAAACTCGCCGCAACCCTCGCCGGTGCCGTGGTGGCCGACGCCCTGCTGCCCGCCATCGCCGCCGACGATCCCGACCTCGCCGAGATTAAGGCCCTGAAACCAGGCACTTACGTCTGGTATCCCGAGCGCGCACCGGACGGCTTCGTGGCCATCGTGGTGAATCTGACGGACCAATTGTGCTTCGTGTACCGCAACGGTGTCCGGATAGGGGCCTCCAGGGTCTCCACCGGCAAGGACGGGCACGAAACCCCTACCGGGGTATTCACGATCCTGGGCAAGGACGTGGACCACCATTCCTCGCTTTATAACGACGCTTCAATGCCTTACACGGAGCGCCTGACGTGGTCGGGCGTGGCTCTGCATGCGGGTGGGTTACCGGGATACCCCTCGTCCCACGGGTGCATTCACCTGCCTCTTGAGTTCTCGAAGCTCGTCTTCGGCATCACCCATCTGGGCACCCCGGTGATCATTGCAGACAGCCATTCGGCGCCAGAAGATGTTTTAAATCCGGGACTTATCATGAGCGAGGGTCTGGAGCAGCAGCTCGCCACCTCCGCCACCGGCCAGGGTGCCCCGCAGGATGCCACCGCCGCCCCGGAGCCGGTCTCCATGGTGGTGAGCCGGGCCGATTCGTCCATCACCGTCCTGAAGGGCGCCCAGACCGCCGTGCAGGGTCCGGTGACCATCCGCGATCCGCAGAACCCATTGGGAAATCTCGTTTATGTGCTCATGAGCAAGGACGGCAGCGCGCCCCGCTGGAGCGCCGTTTCCTATGAGGGCAGCGGCGTCGCGGCCGGTCAGGCGCAGGATGCGCTGGCCCGGATCAGCGTCGATCCCTCGATCAACAAGCAGGTGGCGGCGCTGGTGACGCCGGGCGCGACGCTCTTCCTCACCGACCTCCCCGCCCATCCCGGCACCCGGAGCGACGGCGGATTTGTTGTGATGAAGCAGAAGGTTACGAGCTGA
- the mepA gene encoding penicillin-insensitive murein endopeptidase: protein MRRLAAALALVLLGTAAHAQSKPPVPAKELFGRATQPAPMAARSIGFYSKGCLAGGEALPVNGPNWQVMRLSRNRNWGHPDLVAFLERFSAKVPQVSGWQGILVGDMAQPRGGPMLTGHASHQIGLDADIWLTPSPGRELSREEREKLSASMMVRADRKDIDPANWRPDTWKVIRAAAVEPRVERIFVNAAIKKALCREATGDRSFLAKVRPYWGHDYHMHIRLTCPASSPDCRPQEAPPTGEGCGSELDWWFSDAVLHPKPEKEPSKPKPPLTLADLPDACAAVLDAR from the coding sequence ATGCGCCGGCTCGCCGCCGCCCTCGCTCTCGTCCTTCTGGGCACCGCCGCTCATGCCCAGAGCAAGCCCCCGGTGCCTGCGAAGGAACTGTTCGGCCGCGCCACCCAGCCGGCCCCCATGGCTGCGCGTAGCATCGGCTTCTATTCCAAAGGCTGCCTTGCTGGCGGCGAGGCCTTGCCGGTCAACGGTCCGAACTGGCAGGTCATGCGCCTCTCCCGCAACCGCAACTGGGGGCATCCGGACCTCGTTGCCTTCCTCGAGCGCTTCTCGGCGAAGGTGCCGCAAGTGTCTGGCTGGCAAGGCATTCTCGTCGGCGACATGGCCCAGCCGCGCGGCGGCCCCATGCTCACCGGCCATGCCTCCCACCAGATCGGCCTCGACGCCGACATCTGGCTCACCCCCAGCCCCGGCCGTGAACTGAGCCGCGAGGAACGCGAGAAGCTCTCCGCCTCCATGATGGTCCGCGCCGACCGCAAGGACATCGACCCCGCCAACTGGCGCCCGGACACCTGGAAGGTCATCCGCGCCGCCGCCGTCGAGCCGCGGGTGGAGCGCATTTTCGTCAATGCCGCCATCAAGAAAGCCCTGTGCCGGGAGGCGACGGGCGACCGCTCTTTCCTCGCCAAGGTGCGGCCCTATTGGGGGCATGACTACCACATGCACATCCGCCTCACCTGCCCGGCCTCCAGCCCCGATTGCCGGCCACAGGAAGCCCCGCCAACCGGCGAGGGCTGCGGATCGGAGCTGGACTGGTGGTTCTCTGACGCGGTGCTGCACCCCAAGCCCGAGAAGGAACCCTCCAAGCCCAAGCCGCCTCTCACCCTCGCCGATCTGCCGGACGCCTGCGCCGCCGTGCTCGACGCGCGGTGA
- a CDS encoding nucleoside deaminase, which translates to MSGTFMQMALNEARAAAERGEVPVGAVLVRGSEVVARDGNRTRELNDPTAHAEMLVIRAAGAQFKSERLMNCDLYVTLEPCAMCAAALSFARIRRLYFGAPDPKGGAVEHGPRFFSQPTCHHTPEVYGGIAERQAAEVLRAFFQERR; encoded by the coding sequence ATGTCGGGAACGTTCATGCAGATGGCGCTCAACGAAGCGCGCGCGGCGGCCGAGCGGGGCGAGGTTCCGGTGGGCGCGGTGCTGGTGCGCGGATCGGAAGTCGTCGCCCGCGATGGCAACCGCACCCGCGAGCTGAACGACCCCACCGCCCATGCGGAGATGCTGGTGATCCGCGCGGCGGGCGCGCAGTTCAAATCCGAGCGGCTGATGAACTGCGATCTCTATGTGACGCTGGAGCCCTGCGCCATGTGCGCGGCGGCGCTCTCCTTCGCCCGCATCCGCCGGCTCTACTTCGGCGCGCCGGATCCCAAGGGCGGTGCCGTGGAGCACGGCCCGCGCTTCTTCTCCCAGCCGACCTGCCATCACACGCCGGAAGTCTATGGCGGCATTGCCGAGCGGCAGGCGGCGGAAGTGCTGCGCGCCTTCTTCCAGGAACGCCGATAG
- the rsmD gene encoding 16S rRNA (guanine(966)-N(2))-methyltransferase RsmD, with translation MRIVGGRLKGRALKGPSSSLTRPTSDRLRESLFNVLAHAYGDPSEGARVLDLFAGTGALGIEALSRGARFALFVEEAAEARGLIRDNVEALGLTGVTKVFRRDATRLGEMGPGEPYGLAFCDPPYGKGLAEQAIVAAVEGGWLTADALLIVEERTGLFVTPDGFREIERRAYDESELTFIERT, from the coding sequence ATGCGCATCGTGGGCGGCCGCCTCAAGGGACGGGCTCTGAAAGGCCCGTCTTCCAGCCTCACGCGGCCGACCTCCGACCGGCTGCGCGAGAGCCTGTTCAACGTGCTCGCTCATGCCTATGGCGACCCGTCCGAGGGCGCGCGCGTGCTCGACCTGTTCGCCGGCACCGGCGCGCTGGGCATCGAGGCCCTGTCGCGGGGGGCGCGCTTCGCGCTGTTCGTGGAGGAGGCGGCGGAGGCGCGGGGCCTCATCCGCGACAATGTGGAGGCGCTCGGCCTCACCGGCGTCACCAAGGTCTTCCGCCGCGACGCGACCCGCCTCGGCGAAATGGGACCAGGAGAGCCTTATGGGCTCGCCTTCTGCGATCCGCCCTATGGCAAGGGCCTCGCCGAGCAGGCAATCGTGGCGGCGGTCGAGGGCGGCTGGCTGACGGCGGATGCCCTGCTGATCGTCGAGGAACGTACCGGCCTGTTCGTCACGCCCGACGGCTTCCGCGAGATCGAGCGGCGCGCCTACGACGAGAGCGAGCTGACCTTCATCGAGCGGACCTGA
- a CDS encoding DUF2232 domain-containing protein, which produces MVYLLLTGVAAGLASALLAAGAAAGSALAVPLFYLSPLPVMIAGIAFSPLSALVAVLVGGAGLGLGFGGTFLLTYVVSLGGPAFALAYAAMLARPDPAGRDGLVWFPVGGLVLLSAGLSTLAVIIALFAVAGDYETYRRAVIAAFEALLSGQVLPGAEPADPSAVGALVARLLPGMAAVMSMVSQLVCLYLAARAARISGRLRRPWPNLSAVRLPPATSLVLAVAIALSMAGAMLGLSASAAAATLVCAYALAGFAVVHAVTIGHSARFLILAGLWLTTAMLGWPVIAMAVLGFVDAMFDFRSRMGSGQSPPAANDR; this is translated from the coding sequence ATGGTGTACCTTCTTCTCACAGGCGTGGCTGCCGGCCTCGCATCCGCCCTTCTTGCCGCCGGAGCCGCGGCGGGATCGGCGCTGGCCGTGCCCCTGTTCTATCTCTCGCCCCTTCCGGTGATGATCGCCGGCATCGCCTTCTCGCCGCTTTCGGCGCTGGTGGCGGTCCTCGTGGGCGGCGCAGGCCTCGGCCTCGGCTTCGGCGGCACCTTCCTCCTCACCTATGTGGTCAGCCTCGGCGGGCCGGCGTTCGCCCTGGCCTATGCGGCGATGCTGGCGCGGCCCGATCCGGCCGGCCGCGACGGGCTGGTGTGGTTCCCGGTGGGCGGGCTGGTGCTGCTCTCCGCCGGGCTTTCGACGCTCGCGGTCATCATCGCCTTGTTCGCCGTGGCGGGGGATTACGAGACCTACCGCCGCGCGGTGATCGCCGCGTTCGAGGCGCTGCTCTCGGGCCAGGTGCTGCCCGGCGCTGAGCCGGCCGATCCTTCCGCCGTCGGCGCCCTCGTCGCACGCCTGCTGCCGGGCATGGCGGCGGTGATGTCCATGGTCTCGCAGCTCGTCTGCCTTTATCTCGCGGCCCGCGCCGCGCGGATCTCCGGCCGCCTCAGGCGTCCGTGGCCGAACCTGTCGGCCGTCCGCCTGCCGCCCGCGACCTCGCTGGTGCTGGCGGTGGCGATCGCCCTGTCCATGGCCGGGGCGATGCTGGGGCTGTCGGCCTCCGCCGCCGCCGCGACGCTGGTGTGCGCCTACGCGCTCGCGGGCTTCGCCGTGGTGCATGCCGTGACCATCGGCCATTCGGCCCGTTTCCTCATCCTCGCCGGGCTGTGGCTCACCACGGCCATGCTCGGCTGGCCGGTCATCGCCATGGCGGTGCTCGGCTTCGTCGACGCCATGTTCGACTTCCGCTCGCGCATGGGCTCCGGGCAAAGCCCGCCCGCCGCGAACGACCGCTGA